The following are encoded together in the Tribolium castaneum strain GA2 chromosome 3, icTriCast1.1, whole genome shotgun sequence genome:
- the LOC660572 gene encoding fatty acyl-CoA reductase wat: protein MLEARAMKSQIAEFFANQTVFLTGGGGFLGKVLIEKLLRECSDVSKIYMLMRQKKGKTPQQRVSEVFDFPCFDYIKANNAAIIKKVHVIHGDCQKPDLGLDPEDVRVLKAETTCVIHAAASVRFDQSLKEASYNVRATRDILELAKQMANLKCFIFVSTAYSNPLNAHVKEDFYEPPIEAEKLLNVVNSLDDSVLQRVTPQLLGEWPNTYVYTKSISESLIRSIDTFPIAIIRPGIILSSAKEPMPGWIDNFYGPVGIATGAGVGVLKTFHAKRDAVAAMVPVDYVVNALLSIMWRIGTEKTKTPTVYNFAGHKTNKITWGQFTDNLRELYWIAIPKCLFWYVSFVLRENQISYKLTTFFSHTLFGYIIDFVLFCLGKRTLAVKGYARLHKTLDLIAWFSTRTWDFDDNNILKLWSEMGEEDKKIFDFNMEKLNWDAYLRDSAFGMRYFLLKESLETVPEAKRKLRIMFVAHYAIIILFWFLMYKLMTFMYGLFV, encoded by the exons ATG CTAGAAGCTAGAGCCATGAAGAGCCAAATTGCTGAATTTTTCGCAAACCAAACGGTTTTTCTAACTGGGGGAGGAGGCTTTTTGGGTAAAGTCTTGATCGAAAAACTCCTACGAGAATGTTCCGATGTGTCGAAAATTTATATGCTGATGCGGCAAAAGAAGGGAAAAACACCCCAGCAGCGTGTGAGCGAAGTGTTCGACTTTCCT TGTTTTGATTACATCAAAGCCAACAATGCGGCTATCATTAAGAAAGTGCACGTCATTCATGGTGACTGTCAGAAACCGGATTTGGGATTGGACCCTGAAGATGTGAGGGTGTTAAAAGCCGAAACTACGTGCGTTATTCACGCTGCAGCAAGTGTTAGGTTTGACCAATCGCTGAAAGAGGCTAGTTACAATGTTCGTGCCACAAGAGATATCCTGGAATTGGCTAAACAAATGGCAAATTTGAAATGTTTCATTTTCGTTTCCACGGCTTATTCCAACCCTCTTAATGCTCACGTGAAAGAAGATTTTTACGAGCCACCAATCGAAGCCGAAAAGCTACTAAATGTTGTGAATTCCCTCGACGATAGTGTGCTTCAAAGAGTCACACCACA ACTTTTGGGAGAATGGCCCAATACTTACGTTTACACCAAATCAATTTCCGAAAGTTTGATACGATCTATTGATACTTTTCCCATTGCCATCATACGTCCAGGAATta TTCTTAGTTCGGCTAAGGAACCAATGCCAGGCTGGATTGATAATTTCTATGGTCCTGTTGGTATAGCCACGGGTGCGGGTGTGGGAGTTTTGAAAACTTTCCACGCAAAACGCGATGCTGTGGCCGCCATGGTACCAGTTGATTATGTCGTTAATGCCCTTTTGTCAATTATGTGGAGAATAGGTAccgaaaaaacgaaaactccAACAGTGTACAATTTTGCTGGGcacaaaaccaacaaaatcaCTTGgg GACAGTTTACGGATAATTTAAGAGAGCTTTATTGGATAGCTATCCCTAAATGTCTTTTTTGGTACGTCTCGTTTGTACTGAGAGAAAAccaaatttcctacaaactgacaacatttttttcgcaTACCCTCTTTGGTTACATCATTGATTTTGTCCTCTTCTGTTTAGGGAAACGCACTCT GGCGGTTAAAGGGTATGCTCGACTGCATAAAACCCTTGATTTAATCGCATGGTTTTCAACAAGGACATGGGACTTCGATGACAATAATATCTTAAAACTATGGAGCGAAATGGGggaagaagataaaaaaatatttgatttcaaTATGGAAAAACTAAACTGGGACGCTTACCTACGCGACTCTGCTTTTGGGATGAGATATTTTTTGCTGAAGGAATCATTAGAGACAGTTCCTGAAGCCAAAAGAAAACTCAGAATTATGTTTGTTGCGCATTACGccattattatattattttggtTCTTGATGTACAAGCTTATGACATTTATGTATGGATTGTTTGTctaa